From one Streptomyces chromofuscus genomic stretch:
- a CDS encoding SCO0930 family lipoprotein codes for MKTSWRSASLVASAAAVLALTTACGQESGSQSASQNVGATAPAGGYGGTGLGTNAGTGTGTGAGAAAGEQNAGAQAAPAGTLSVASNAELGKVVTDGGGRTLYRFDQDTAEPPKTNCEGDCATAWPPVPADDAAAGEGIDESLLGEVTRPDGTKQLTIGGWPAYRYAKDVNPGDTKGQGVGGTWYALAPDGKKAALKDLPGLSTRDDPELGEIVVDKNGHTVYRFTKDSQWPMKTACTGACLDKWPVVAPVDAKDTKGIDLQGSTPNRGYVVFDRPDGIEQQTIDCIPIYTFAGDKEPGDTNGQGVGGTWFAIRSDGKPVGAPAQ; via the coding sequence ATGAAGACCTCCTGGCGGAGCGCCTCGCTCGTGGCGAGCGCCGCGGCCGTGCTGGCGCTGACGACGGCGTGCGGTCAGGAAAGCGGCAGCCAGTCGGCCAGCCAGAACGTGGGCGCCACGGCTCCGGCCGGCGGCTACGGAGGCACCGGGCTCGGCACCAACGCCGGCACCGGCACCGGCACCGGCGCCGGTGCCGCGGCCGGCGAGCAGAACGCCGGGGCGCAGGCCGCCCCCGCGGGCACGCTGTCGGTCGCCTCCAACGCGGAGCTCGGGAAGGTGGTGACCGACGGCGGCGGGCGTACCCTCTACCGGTTCGACCAGGACACCGCCGAACCGCCCAAGACGAACTGCGAGGGCGACTGCGCGACCGCCTGGCCCCCGGTCCCCGCCGACGACGCCGCCGCGGGCGAGGGCATCGACGAGTCGCTGCTCGGCGAGGTCACCCGCCCCGACGGCACCAAGCAGCTGACCATCGGGGGCTGGCCGGCGTACCGCTATGCGAAGGACGTCAACCCCGGCGACACCAAGGGCCAGGGAGTGGGCGGGACTTGGTACGCGCTGGCACCCGACGGCAAGAAGGCCGCGCTGAAGGACCTGCCCGGACTGTCCACCCGTGACGACCCGGAACTCGGCGAGATCGTCGTCGACAAGAACGGCCACACCGTCTACCGGTTCACGAAGGACTCCCAGTGGCCGATGAAGACCGCGTGCACCGGCGCGTGCCTGGACAAGTGGCCCGTCGTCGCACCGGTCGACGCGAAGGACACCAAGGGCATCGACCTTCAGGGCTCCACCCCCAACCGGGGTTACGTCGTCTTCGACCGCCCCGACGGCATCGAGCAGCAGACCATCGACTGCATCCCGATCTACACCTTCGCCGGTGACAAGGAGCCCGGTGACACCAACGGTCAGGGCGTGGGCGGCACATGGTTCGCCATACGTTCCGACGGCAAGCCGGTCGGCGCGCCCGCGCAGTAA
- a CDS encoding polysaccharide deacetylase family protein, with translation MKKDQLLTRRRALIAGVGVLGGAGAAGLLTRGTGGEAGPSAAPAPGPPARRPLKPSAYRLQPLAGYGPPVDSAGTPVRREPLLRMTGIGRTMVLTFDDGPDPRYTPDILSTLRQYDVRAMFFVCGEMAAEHPDLLAEMADDGHVVGNHTWSHPLLTGLTRGRIRAEMERTSEIVEKAYGERPLWFRAPYGAWNRAAFQLGAELGMEPLAWTVDTLDWTEPGTRTIVDRVEGGAGPGVVVLAHDAGGDRSQSVWALRDYLPHLLDAGYHITVPRRYQV, from the coding sequence ATGAAGAAGGATCAGTTGCTCACCCGTCGACGGGCGTTGATCGCCGGAGTCGGGGTCCTGGGTGGGGCCGGCGCCGCCGGTCTGCTGACGCGGGGGACGGGCGGCGAGGCCGGACCGTCCGCCGCCCCCGCCCCCGGCCCCCCGGCGCGCCGCCCGCTCAAGCCCTCCGCCTACCGCCTGCAGCCCCTGGCCGGATACGGCCCGCCGGTCGACTCCGCCGGCACCCCGGTCCGCCGCGAACCCCTGCTGCGCATGACCGGCATCGGCCGCACCATGGTGCTCACCTTCGACGACGGCCCCGACCCGCGCTACACCCCCGACATCCTGAGCACCCTGCGCCAGTACGACGTGCGCGCGATGTTCTTCGTGTGCGGCGAGATGGCCGCCGAGCATCCGGACCTGCTCGCCGAGATGGCCGACGACGGACACGTCGTCGGCAACCACACCTGGTCCCACCCCCTCCTCACCGGCCTGACCCGCGGACGCATCCGAGCCGAGATGGAACGCACCAGCGAGATCGTCGAGAAGGCGTACGGCGAACGCCCGCTGTGGTTCCGCGCCCCCTACGGCGCCTGGAACCGCGCCGCCTTCCAGCTCGGCGCCGAACTCGGCATGGAACCCCTCGCCTGGACCGTCGACACCCTCGACTGGACCGAGCCCGGCACCCGCACCATCGTCGACCGGGTGGAGGGCGGCGCCGGCCCCGGCGTCGTGGTCCTCGCGCACGACGCCGGGGGCGACCGCTCGCAGAGCGTGTGGGCGCTGCGCGACTATCTGCCCCACCTGCTGGACGCCGGCTACCACATCACCGTGCCGCGCCGGTACCAGGTGTGA
- a CDS encoding bestrophin-like domain, with protein sequence MPEWLVLTLAMLAACALVVLITLLRHRAASEDEDPSETPDVIEYMTMWIGVVYAIVLGLAIAGVWEARSVAQDHVRAEAQALHEITERVRVYPPEVRDHIREDVNTYVGHVVTTEWKAMTDQGKVTERGTELLDQVRATVTDYEPRSDFEAQAYQPLVDQVAEADRARHARADSTGPTMPGVVWFGLIAGAVITVGMILALQIRRTPRELLLAVLFSALIAFLLFLIWDFDSPYSRGVAASYEPFLDLFPNARG encoded by the coding sequence TTGCCGGAATGGCTTGTTCTCACCCTCGCGATGCTGGCCGCCTGCGCCCTGGTGGTCCTCATCACCCTGCTACGGCACCGTGCGGCGTCCGAGGACGAGGATCCCTCCGAGACGCCGGACGTCATCGAGTACATGACGATGTGGATCGGCGTGGTGTACGCCATCGTGCTCGGTCTGGCCATCGCCGGCGTCTGGGAGGCGCGCAGCGTCGCCCAGGACCACGTGCGGGCGGAGGCCCAGGCGCTGCACGAGATCACGGAACGCGTCCGCGTCTATCCGCCCGAGGTACGTGACCACATTCGGGAGGATGTCAACACCTATGTCGGACACGTCGTCACCACCGAGTGGAAGGCGATGACCGACCAGGGCAAGGTCACCGAGCGCGGCACCGAGCTGCTGGACCAGGTGCGCGCGACCGTCACCGACTACGAGCCGAGGAGCGACTTCGAGGCCCAGGCCTACCAGCCGCTCGTCGACCAGGTGGCCGAGGCGGACCGGGCGCGCCACGCGCGGGCGGACTCGACCGGGCCGACCATGCCCGGCGTGGTGTGGTTCGGGCTGATCGCCGGAGCCGTGATCACCGTCGGGATGATCCTCGCCCTGCAGATCCGGCGCACCCCGCGCGAGCTGCTCCTCGCCGTGCTGTTCTCCGCGCTGATCGCCTTCCTGCTCTTCTTGATCTGGGACTTCGACTCGCCCTACAGCCGCGGGGTCGCGGCCTCGTACGAGCCGTTCCTGGATCTCTTCCCGAACGCCAGGGGCTGA
- a CDS encoding class F sortase, translating into MPFPELEEEEEPRRKRAPWGVIALVLLTGLALIRNGSGEFDVGPPQPASAAAADTRDTTGTPANTPPALPYSVPGWIRIPAIQVDAPMTSVGLDAEGWVDAPPPEDPNLAGWFTGAVSPGEKGTAVVVGHVDNLRGPAVFYGLGALKRGNRVEVVRQDRKTAVFEIYGVEVFAKNDFPGDRVYGSKGVPELRVITCGGGFSAQNGYDGNVVVFARLVEVR; encoded by the coding sequence ATGCCTTTTCCCGAACTGGAGGAAGAGGAGGAGCCGCGGCGGAAGCGTGCCCCATGGGGCGTGATAGCGCTTGTTCTGCTGACCGGACTCGCACTCATCCGCAACGGCTCCGGAGAGTTCGACGTGGGTCCGCCGCAGCCCGCGTCGGCGGCGGCCGCGGACACCCGCGACACCACGGGCACGCCCGCGAACACCCCGCCGGCGCTGCCGTACTCCGTGCCCGGCTGGATTCGGATTCCCGCGATCCAGGTCGACGCGCCCATGACGTCGGTCGGTCTGGACGCCGAGGGCTGGGTGGACGCTCCGCCCCCGGAAGACCCCAATCTGGCGGGCTGGTTCACCGGTGCCGTGTCACCCGGCGAGAAGGGCACCGCCGTGGTCGTCGGTCATGTCGACAACCTTCGGGGTCCCGCCGTGTTCTACGGCCTCGGTGCGCTGAAACGCGGAAACCGGGTGGAGGTCGTTCGGCAGGACAGGAAGACGGCCGTGTTCGAGATCTACGGCGTCGAGGTGTTCGCGAAGAACGATTTCCCCGGAGACCGTGTCTACGGTTCCAAGGGCGTCCCGGAATTGCGGGTCATCACCTGCGGCGGTGGTTTCTCCGCGCAGAACGGCTACGACGGGAACGTCGTCGTCTTCGCCCGCCTGGTCGAGGTGCGCTGA
- a CDS encoding SAM-dependent methyltransferase, producing MERPAWAPRSIDISVPSVARIYDYYLGGSHNFEVDREAARRAMEFMPGLPKIMQANRAFMRRAVRYAAGEGITQFLDVGSGIPTYGNVHEVAQTASPGARVVYVDHDPVAVAHSEAVLEGNEHAGVVAADLRKPQDILSSPRVQQLIDLKRPVALLLVAILHFVEDADDPYGAVAQLSDALAPGSMLVLTHASYEGIPVPPERAGGAVDVYKDLRNPLIMRSREEIARFFEGYDMVEPGLVPMPVWRPDTAPEDEDPYAFSGFAGVGRTA from the coding sequence ATGGAGCGTCCCGCCTGGGCTCCACGGAGCATCGACATCTCGGTGCCGAGTGTCGCGCGGATCTACGACTACTACCTGGGCGGTTCGCACAACTTCGAGGTCGACCGGGAGGCGGCCCGCAGGGCCATGGAGTTCATGCCGGGCCTGCCGAAGATCATGCAGGCGAACCGGGCCTTCATGCGCCGCGCGGTGCGCTACGCGGCCGGTGAGGGCATCACGCAGTTCCTGGACGTCGGCTCGGGCATCCCGACGTACGGCAACGTCCACGAGGTGGCCCAAACGGCCAGCCCCGGCGCACGAGTGGTCTACGTCGACCACGACCCGGTCGCGGTCGCGCACAGTGAGGCCGTTCTCGAAGGCAACGAGCACGCGGGTGTGGTCGCCGCCGACCTGCGCAAGCCCCAGGACATCCTGTCCAGCCCGCGGGTGCAGCAACTGATCGACCTGAAGCGGCCGGTGGCGCTGCTGCTCGTTGCCATACTGCACTTCGTGGAGGACGCGGACGACCCGTACGGCGCGGTGGCGCAACTGAGCGACGCACTCGCGCCCGGCAGCATGCTGGTTCTCACGCATGCCTCGTACGAGGGAATCCCGGTGCCACCCGAGCGGGCGGGTGGCGCGGTCGACGTATACAAGGACCTCCGCAACCCGCTGATCATGCGCTCGCGCGAGGAGATCGCGCGGTTCTTCGAGGGGTACGACATGGTGGAACCGGGACTTGTGCCGATGCCTGTCTGGCGGCCGGACACCGCGCCGGAGGACGAGGATCCGTATGCCTTCTCCGGTTTCGCGGGCGTGGGGCGTACGGCGTGA
- a CDS encoding putative bifunctional diguanylate cyclase/phosphodiesterase → MSAEPDGPEDRLRRFATIWSRAVYPATSTSLTRAEFEELLLPVARRLSAALRARTFDAVEGRAVGAALIDAHCTDPEALSRALDCVEAYLVLYCGDDGPQEDLRARSARLQHAMAAGFAQALRERTLAEQESIAQAALRAQGVVAQALHASEARFRAVFEGAAIGIGIADLEGNVLEVNGALMRMFGGSENNVRGRNVRDWTHAEDAPQVWRLYEELVRGEREHYHVEKAFYRPDGTVLWTNLTVSLLRDPDGRPQYQLALMEDTTERRLLNLRLRYEATHDALTGLPNRTLFFERLEKALGAGEGQRFGLCYLDLDGFKTINDSLGHAAGDRLLVEVADRLQACATAPGEMVARLGGDEFVALTTGPDTQREVDELAVRIMNALVAPICVDGRELTVRGSIGVVEGAAGERSAAEVLRSADITMYRAKSAGGNRFEVADAEADARAITRNGLTTALPTALERGEFFIEYQPLVHLGDGSVRGAEALVRWLHPQHGVLGPDRFIPLAEHTGLIVPLGRWVLEQSVRQARHWRERHAGAASAPLRINVNLSPCQLTHPGLVQDTVDILEAEGVAPDALCLEVTESALIGADDDLLKPLRRLAEMGVDIALDDFGTGYSNLANLRRLPVSILKLDRSFTQSMQQFPADPVDLKIVEGIVSLAHSLDLAVTVEGVETGAQAEQLRVLGCDTAQGWYYARPGPPERLHDLAMADATP, encoded by the coding sequence GTGAGCGCGGAGCCGGACGGGCCGGAGGACAGACTGCGGCGGTTCGCGACGATCTGGAGCCGGGCGGTCTACCCGGCCACCTCGACGTCGCTGACCAGAGCGGAGTTCGAGGAGCTGCTGCTGCCGGTGGCCCGCAGACTGAGCGCGGCACTGCGCGCACGGACCTTCGACGCGGTCGAGGGCCGTGCGGTCGGCGCCGCCCTGATCGACGCGCACTGCACCGACCCCGAGGCGCTCAGCCGGGCCCTGGACTGCGTCGAGGCCTACCTGGTGCTCTACTGCGGTGACGACGGCCCCCAGGAGGACCTGAGGGCTCGCTCGGCACGGCTGCAGCACGCCATGGCCGCCGGGTTCGCCCAGGCGCTGCGCGAGCGGACCCTGGCCGAGCAGGAGTCCATCGCACAGGCCGCGCTGCGGGCCCAGGGCGTCGTGGCGCAGGCGCTGCATGCCAGCGAGGCCCGCTTCCGCGCGGTGTTCGAGGGCGCGGCCATAGGCATCGGCATCGCCGACCTCGAGGGCAACGTCCTGGAGGTCAACGGCGCGCTGATGCGCATGTTCGGCGGCTCCGAGAACAACGTGCGCGGCCGCAACGTCCGCGACTGGACGCACGCCGAGGACGCCCCCCAGGTCTGGCGGCTCTACGAGGAACTGGTGCGCGGCGAACGCGAGCACTACCACGTGGAGAAGGCCTTCTACCGGCCCGACGGAACGGTCCTGTGGACCAACCTCACCGTCTCCCTGCTGCGCGACCCCGACGGCAGACCGCAGTACCAGCTCGCGCTGATGGAGGACACCACCGAACGGCGGCTGCTCAACCTCCGGCTGCGCTACGAGGCGACCCACGACGCCCTCACCGGACTGCCCAACCGCACCCTCTTCTTCGAACGCCTGGAGAAGGCCCTCGGCGCGGGCGAGGGCCAGCGCTTCGGCCTGTGCTACCTCGACCTCGACGGCTTCAAGACGATCAACGACAGCCTCGGTCACGCGGCGGGCGACCGGCTGCTCGTCGAGGTCGCCGACCGGCTCCAGGCCTGCGCCACCGCGCCCGGCGAGATGGTCGCCCGCCTCGGCGGCGACGAGTTCGTGGCGCTCACCACCGGCCCCGACACCCAGCGCGAGGTCGACGAACTCGCCGTCCGGATCATGAACGCGCTGGTCGCCCCGATCTGCGTGGACGGCCGGGAGCTGACCGTGCGCGGCAGCATCGGCGTCGTCGAGGGCGCGGCGGGGGAGCGCAGCGCGGCGGAGGTGCTGCGCAGCGCCGACATCACGATGTACCGGGCCAAGTCGGCCGGCGGGAACCGCTTCGAAGTGGCCGACGCCGAGGCCGACGCCCGCGCCATCACCCGCAACGGCCTGACCACGGCGCTGCCGACGGCGCTGGAGCGGGGCGAGTTCTTCATCGAGTACCAGCCCCTGGTCCACCTCGGCGACGGCAGCGTCCGCGGCGCCGAGGCACTGGTGCGCTGGCTGCACCCGCAGCACGGCGTCCTCGGGCCCGACCGCTTCATCCCGCTGGCCGAGCACACCGGGCTGATCGTTCCGCTGGGCCGCTGGGTCCTGGAGCAGTCGGTGCGCCAGGCCCGCCACTGGCGGGAGCGCCACGCCGGTGCGGCCTCCGCGCCGCTGCGCATCAACGTCAACCTCTCCCCCTGCCAGCTCACCCATCCCGGCCTGGTCCAGGACACGGTCGACATCCTGGAGGCGGAGGGCGTCGCGCCCGACGCCCTCTGCCTGGAGGTCACCGAGTCCGCGCTGATCGGCGCCGACGACGACCTGCTCAAGCCGCTGCGCCGGCTGGCCGAGATGGGCGTCGACATCGCCCTGGACGACTTCGGCACCGGCTACTCCAACCTGGCCAACCTCCGCCGCCTGCCGGTGAGCATCCTCAAGCTGGACCGCTCCTTCACCCAGAGCATGCAGCAGTTCCCGGCCGACCCCGTCGACCTGAAGATCGTCGAAGGCATCGTCTCCCTGGCCCACAGCCTCGACCTCGCGGTCACGGTCGAGGGCGTGGAAACGGGCGCCCAGGCCGAACAGCTCCGCGTACTCGGCTGCGACACGGCCCAGGGCTGGTACTACGCCCGCCCGGGCCCCCCGGAGCGCCTCCACGACCTGGCAATGGCCGACGCAACGCCCTGA